A segment of the Ictalurus punctatus breed USDA103 chromosome 24, Coco_2.0, whole genome shotgun sequence genome:
cattaaaaatgttgttgatgtcacttgTTGTGACATTTTTGTTGATTAGCTAGACAGAAGGAGACCAGAAGTTTTTACTGAAAATATCTACCACCAACCTGCACATACATGGTTGATGACCCTGATTCTGTTACTCAGCTCACAGTCCGGAGCGAGATCCTGCAGGATGTCGGGTGGTGATGAATTCTGATGGCTTGCTCTCGGTGTCTTAGATAGGGATACGTAGTGCAAGTCCAAACTCAGACTCCTTACTGGGTGGCTTATTCCTGTTCGCAGCGGTCAGGTTGACTTAAAGACAGAAGGACACCAGAAtttttaaaggactgaaaaggTCTACCTCTAATAAACCATGAGCACATCTTAGCTAGTGACAATGGGACATTTTTCCTATGAAATGTAGAAGTGATCTCAAAATTTAAACAATTGCTGAGATTAATAGAAATAAATTGTTGAATATCGATATTGTCTGTTTCCCACCTTGTTAATTCATTGTTGATATTGTGAGAAATCATTAACGTGATCAGTGTCTTCACATAGATGAATAtcatttatcattaataataatatatataactaaCTAACTGAGCAAATTTGTTATTTCAGAAGAGTTTATCAAACTGGTAGCCCTTCATATGACTCAGTACCCATGAAGTAGCTCTCAGTTTCAAAAAGGTTGGTCATGCTTGCGCTTGAATTGTACTGTTGTACAATTGTACTGGAGTAAGAACTGTACCCCGTCCACTGTCCTCCGTCATATTCAGTTACtgagaacataaaataaatgtaaattgatATTTGATTACAGAGAAATCAAACATCACAGTAATTACTGAAATTATCCATCACAATAATCACTGTGTGAGAGAGGGGTTTGCTTACCTGTGGGcacaattttcacaaatgaaataCCTATGGTGGccaaatatttcacacacacacacacacacacacacacacaaatgtcagGGTGCTGCAACAACTTCGTGTGAAAGAccatgggtttaaaaaaaaaaaacccaaacattttagacactttaaaaaaaagacccagttaaaaaaaaaacctgatatttatatgatatttatAGCTTTTTAGCATGTTATCTTGTTAGCATGTTATTTATAGCTTGTTATAGCTTGTTAGACATAaagttgtgccctgcgatgcactgggaccctgtccagggtgtaccccgccttgtgcccgatgcccctgggattggctccaggttcccccgcgaccctgaagaaggagtaagcggtagaagatggatggatggatggatgatagggTATTACTTATACACGTATATCAAAAACTCAACTCAACTTCAGCTTAAAGATGTGAAATCACCCTGGCAGTCACATAACAACTGAGTGAAACCTCAGTGATTACACCAGTCTTATTTGGCaaaagtggatttaaaaaaaaaaaaaaaaattatatatatatatatatatatatatatatatatatatatatatatatatatatatataaatttttgtaATAGTCTACACAGAATTAGgctattcaaatatttacaacatatcACATGGCTGGCTGAATTCACTAGTCTATGCTCTGTGTGCACAAGGTAAGACGTCAGAGAATAAATGCTCTGGTTGAAATAGGATGAAGAATTTGTTGTTTACTCTCCTCACCTACACAGATTCTGTCTGTGTCTTGTTTCACACAGGTCCTTCTGTCACCTACCCACCCACCCTCATCCCCCACTCTTTTGTCTTCCTTAATGGCcctgtgctgctgctgttggcACAGAAGATCCAGGCTTTCCCCAAAGGATTTCAAATTTGATTTTGAATTAAACTACCAAAGATTGTGTCAAAAAGATTGTGTCTGCTTAATAGCCACCCTAAACGAGCACAAGTGAAGGCAAAACACATACTCtagtcacatttttattttgcaaaaagTGGATGGAAAAAATTAAATTCTAAGTAATAAGAATCTAATTAAGAATCTAATTCTGTCTACACAGAATTAGGCTTTTCAAATATTGACATAATTTACAACATAGGGATCTGAACCCCGTTTGACTAGCATAGCACATCAGCAGATGAGCAACATCACTCATCAAGCCATTGCAGATCCTGGCCCTCTCCTCGGAAGGACTTCCTTTTCACCCCGTAGTCAAACTTCAGTTCAGTGTCCACACTGATGTTCCGCAGGGCCCTGAAGAGGATGACATCCACGTCCTGTCCATTCACCTTCAAAACGAAAGGTTCTGGACACAGGTTGGCTTGCTCGGATGAATGCTTGAGTCTTCTGCCCACAGTGTCTGCACAGGGGTGGCATTCACATGGAAAAGTCTGGGCGTCGATGCAGAGATGCCTCTGGCCGGTCCTGAAGAAAAACAGGTACCCTGCTTCATCCTGTAGAAGCTGCATCATGACTCTTCCCTGGGCATAAGTGATTACCTTCCCATGGTAATCACACACGATGTCACCCTTGGAAAAGGGTTGGGTTGCAACAACTCCTGCAAAAGAGAGCAAAACAATATGCATCagatgaaaagaagaagaaaacggtgttttgttttaattttttctgtTAGGTTGTAAGGTAAATTACAAATAGCAAAACCATAATCTAAGTAATAATAACTTCTCCCctcattacaaaaataacaatttttttttatttttttttttacctagccctTTCTCTCCACCAAAATCTTTGATCGCCAGGCCTTTCCACGTCTGCTGAGACACGTTCCGGCGGAGGTCCTCATCAGTCTCAATGACAAGTTTGGTGGCTGGTTTCCAAGCCGCCAAAACGTCCGCTGGCTTTGGACAGTTGTTCTTCCACCCTTCCTTCAGAATCCCGTATTTCACCGTGCTTTCTTGGGGTTTTCGGGTAAAGGCCTCTAGAACGAAGAATAAAATAACTTCAGTTTGAGCTTGTGGGTGGAGACCATAGATTTGCTCCCTtgtcaaaatttttttaaattcattttggtAGTCAACGTGGTATTTATTGAACAGGGTACTTACTCAGCAGCCGTTCCATTCTTTTGGCCTTTTGGGCGGCACGCCACTTGTCGTAGAAGACACGATCGCCCGGAAACCCTGCCTTTAACCTGTCCAGTTTGGTGGGTGCTTTGCTGTCTGCCGATGCCGGAAACTTCattaaaaagtctgcaaagtccAAAGACTTCGTGCCCGATGGACCGGAAAACCGGTCGGTGTCAGTGCTGTAAGAGGAAAGAAGGTATGTGTTAACATATTAGAAATTAGGTGAACAACAAATACATGCAATTGTGATGTTTCGTGTCTGTTTAAGAGGAAGAACCCTACCCTGCCAAGGAGTCCAGCAGTGTAGCCGTGGCCACTACAGTCTGTGGCGTAGGTACTCTGCGCAGTTTTGCCACAGCAGTGTTGTAGGCCAGGTAAGAGGACACGGCCTCCTTCTCCGTGTCCGTCAGGTTAGCCGCCGCTATCTCTAAAGCACCTCTCGCCTGACGACTGGTggctcttaaaaagttttcgAGTGTTCCCATACTCCAGCTTTTTTCATAACTGCAGAAAGAAAAGGTTACATGAAATGTTAATTGTAGTATGATCGGGTCTGATATTTTctgtatagaaaatgaacaatCACACACGAGTACGTCGAATTGTGTAGGTACGTACGCTTTGTGGAGCACACCGAGGTCATTCGAAACTGTGAGCAAAGCAGTGCCAGCTGACGAAAGGAAGAACCTGTCACAGTTCAGGTCACTCCTGATCACTCTTGGCCGGATGTGCGAGTAATATGCCTGCAACCACTGTGTGAACGAGAAATACGCAGGCACTTAATTTTACGGTTGTCTCAGGAATAAAATGCAGATGATCTGAACCACAGGCTGAACAATTTCTGTAAGGTACAGTATAGACACAGTTATATACACTTTCAAAACCCCCACTAAAATCATGGGCTAGCAGAAGAACTTACAGCTTCCTCCTCCTTTGTCAAGGCAAAACAGGCAGCTGGCTGCATCGTTTCATTTCGGCCGAAGCCGATCACCACCCTGTCGTCAACTTCCTTCCTGTTGACCCACTCTGACACCTGAAAAACAATGGAAAGGCAGAATTTGTTAATGAACACATTTGTAAATAACCACCACAGCATATTTTTAagagaaaaatgtcatttagACCGTTAAAATAGATGCACTTACTGTCAGGCCTTGCACAGCTGCCGGGCACTGAAAGTGACGTAACACCAAAAGTGCCGTGCAGTAGCGGCGATAGCTGGTCTGCTCTGTTGAGAGGACCTGTGCGCTTGAGACGAGCTTCCGAAAGATTTTCAGGAAGTCGTTCCTGGCTACCGCCAAAATGGCCTGGTACTGTGTCGGTGTGCGAACACTGTCATCATATCTATTTTGAtaacacagaaaagaaacagaGACGTGTAATTAAAAAGGCCGTACTCAGCGTTGTAGTAGTGAATGATAACATTTGTAATAATACAGAAGGAATCagtaataatacagaaattgtCATACAGAACACTTTATTACTTATTGTAGTTACCTCTGAGCAGAAGTCGAATCCTGTTGTGAGGAGGTGGCATCACCTGAGTCAATGGCCGTGTCTGACTCTTGCGGCATGTTGGTGATAAAGAACCCACGCCTCTGAAATTCTTCCGCCAGTAAAGAAGCACACGGACTGTGGGGCAGGATAGAACAAAGCTGGCGGTAATCCCAGGTCCTGTTCCTCCAGACCCACCGTCTGGAAGATACCTTGGCCTTCTGGATCTCAGCTTGCCTTTCTTCTGCTGTGCTGTCTTTCATACACACTCTAGCCAGGTGGCCAGCGAGATGTTTCTGCGGCTTCTTGCACCGCAAGCAGTGGACAATGTTGCGTTCAGCAAACCTTCAAAATAACGAGACCATGAGTACAGAGAAAGTCCAGTGAaggaaacacaaataaacacaagcaaatacagtaaatgacacaaaatgtCTTACCTGTTTGGAGCCATTCTTAAAGCGGTATCAAAGCAAAATTAAGCAAATGCAGGAACAGAATATATATCCTTATCCAAAAAAGAGTAAAGTACCTTGAATGTACCCTCTGTATTTATGCCCAAACATTAGACACGCCCACCTATTCTGAGGCATCAGGCGACCAATCACCAATTCGTTGACAGGTAATACAAagctgggttgaggtctggaggGATACGCCTTCTGTGGTGTAATGCTTAGGATATCACTTTGTCTTGAAAATGCAGCTCGGACTatctaaaatgtatgttttgattaagcattatgcaaataaatagagtttaaaaaaaaacccactggcatacagatatatataacaaaaatatatggTCAGGCAAATTAACAAGACCATTTTGGAGTTCactagaatttttttctttaaaaaaacacatcacgtccattagccactgggagatggatggatattccgaTGGAACGCTAGGGAGCATCTTGCtattagggatgtgaaagccaatttattagtattttataaataatattttagtggcacaaaataataatataaactagtcAGAAGTATTTGTAtaagtgtttaaataaaatttataacaagaatttaagtGTATCCTGTAAAGATACTTATTTCGTGACAGATGAAGTCTGTTATTCTgactagtttatattattatataataataacaaacagtCCATATTGCAACAAACTCCCACTTGGAATTCAACCTGTagggaaaaatgaaatgattacatttctgaacGACAACCCAGAAAGAAgcatttactgacatacagatatctatctatctatctatctatctatctatctatctatctatctatctatatatatatatatatatatatatatatatatatatatatatatatatatatatatggccatGCAAATTAACAAGTCCATTTTTCGAGGCACTCCATGTTTAcgagaattttttttcattaaaaaaaaagaccccaCACCCACGTCCTTTAGCCACTCCATTAAACTGCATTAGTTTTGACACATGATACAGCTGAACAATGGACTTTTTAGGGCTGGTCTGTGTACGCAAgataaaagtattaaattgaattcattttttttcttccaaaatattttatttttacatggttTTATATATACTGCAAAACCCAACAACAGACACGTGAATTcaaatgggaagtgtctgtaactccataaaatatggaataaagtgctgccatttatttatatgtgtgtgtgtgtatatatatatatatatatatatatatatatatatatatatatatatatatatatatatatatatatatatatatatatataaataaataaatatatatacacatatatataaatggcataatatagaaatataatctagaaatatgtgtgtgtgtgtgtgtgtgtgtgtgtgtgtgtgtgtagaaaaaaCTCCCTTCATTGCatactttattttcacaagtatttatttcatatttatttcatatttatttcatacttatatatatatatatatatatatatatatatatatatatatatatatatatatataacaataatataaactagTCAGAAGTATTTGTTTAAGTGTTGAAATAAAGTTTATAACAAGAATTCAAGTGTACCCTGTAAAGATACTTATTTTGTGACAGATGAAGTCAGAATAGCTTACTGTAACAAATTCTCACCTAGAATTTAAGCTCCATCAGCTGAATAGCTCGATAGCTCATTCGTTAACGGCCCATCGAGGTGAACAAAAGACTTCCCCGTGATACGGTGGACCCTGACCTTTagggaaaaatgaaatgattacatttacatttacatttacattccaaagcgacttacaaatgagaaagatacaagcaaagcgatatatcaagcagagaacaatacaagaagtgctaccatacaagatctattaattaaattccagaagaagcaaagtgcagagtagaggtgtaagtgcattatttattatttatttatttatttatttatttatttatgagttggttaggtgttcatagaagaggtgggtctttagctgttttttgaagatggtaagagattctgtggtccggattgagattggaagtgcattccaccactgaggaacagttagtgtgaaggttctggaaagggaccttgctccacactgagttggaactgctaaacgtctgtcgataatcgatcgcagattgcgagagggaacgtaggccttcaggagagagttgaggtaggagggtgctgttcctgacacggtcttgtaggtgagcatcaaggccttgaacttgatgcaggcagctacaggaagccagtggatggagatgaagaggggtgtaacatgggttctcttggactggttgataTGTGGTTGATTACATATCCATTTCTCTGAAtgacataatatatatatatatatatatatatatatatatatatatatatatatatatatatatatatatatatatatatataaataaaaaataacaaacagtcCATATTGCACAAATTCTCACTTGGAATTTAAGCTGTAGGGAAAATGAAATGACTACATATCCATTTCTCTGAACGACAACCCAGAAAGAAgcatttactgacatacaggtgtatacatacattatatatatatatatatatatatatatatatatatatatatatatatatatatatatatatatatatataaattaacaaGTCCATTTGTCAAGACACTGCATGAAGTTCACCAgaatatttttcattaaaaaaaaaaaaaaaaagcagaagaagACCCCACGTCCTTTAGCCACTCCATTAAACTGCATTAGTTTTGACACATGATACAGCTGAACAATGGACTTTTTAGGGCTGGTCTGTGTACGCAAgataaaagtattaaattgaattcattttttttcttccaaaatattttatttttacatggttTTATATATACTGCAAAACCCAACAACAGACACGTGAATTcaaatgggaagtgtctgtaactccataaactATGGAATAAAGTGCtgccatttatttatatgtgtgtgtgtgtgtgtgtatatatatatatatatatatatatatatatatatatatatatatatatatatatatatatatatatatatatatatatatatataaataaaaaaatatatatacacatatatataaatggcataatatagaaatataatctagaaatatgtgtgtgtgtgtgtgtagaaaaaaCTCCCTTCATTGCatactttattttcacaagtatttatttcatattta
Coding sequences within it:
- the LOC128629024 gene encoding N-lysine methyltransferase KMT5A-like, with amino-acid sequence MKFPASADSKAPTKLDRLKAGFPGDRVFYDKWRAAQKAKRMERLLKAFTRKPQESTVKYGILKEGWKNNCPKPADVLAAWKPATKLVIETDEDLRRNVSQQTWKGLAIKDFGGEKGLGVVATQPFSKGDIVCDYHGKVITYAQGRVMMQLLQDEAGYLFFFRTGQRHLCIDAQTFPCECHPCADTVGRRLKHSSEQANLCPEPFVLKVNGQDVDVILFRALRNISVDTELKFDYGVKRKSFRGEGQDLQWLDE